A section of the Armatimonadota bacterium genome encodes:
- the recF gene encoding DNA replication/repair protein RecF has translation MYIDELTLRNFRNYSECLLHPSPGLNILVGRNAQGKTSLLEAVYLLAMTKSWRAGRDCEMINWDADMACVSAKLVREKRSNIDVEVLLSRSGKKRITINTIPQNRLADVLGQLNIVFISPRDEEIVTGEPSERRKFLNLEISQVQPQYCHLLIGYRRVLEQRNKLLKELEKRKTGSDVLKVLDEQLVDYGSKILERRLAFVDRLAKISEIVHYQLTDSKETLGIRYVSSIGIEEIADVGGIARKYEETLESHRADEIRRGISLFGPHRDDLTITINNIDARTYGSHGQQRTVALSLRLAELELIEELMKETPVVLFDDVMADLDEERREHVINAILGGRQSFVTTTTLSLFDEKLLEEGTVFRVSGGEVKKDEA, from the coding sequence ATGTACATAGACGAACTAACGCTCCGCAACTTCAGAAACTATTCGGAATGCCTTCTGCATCCTAGTCCTGGGTTGAATATTTTGGTCGGCAGAAATGCGCAGGGAAAGACAAGTTTGCTTGAGGCAGTGTACCTGCTTGCAATGACAAAATCTTGGCGGGCGGGACGGGATTGTGAAATGATTAATTGGGATGCGGATATGGCATGCGTTTCTGCGAAGCTTGTCCGTGAAAAGAGAAGCAATATAGACGTAGAAGTTCTACTTAGCCGCTCAGGAAAAAAGCGCATAACAATCAATACCATCCCCCAGAACCGTCTGGCTGATGTTCTTGGACAACTAAATATTGTGTTTATTAGTCCAAGAGACGAGGAGATAGTCACAGGAGAGCCAAGCGAGAGAAGGAAGTTCTTGAACCTTGAAATAAGCCAGGTCCAGCCTCAATATTGCCATTTACTTATTGGATACCGCCGGGTGTTGGAACAAAGAAATAAGCTATTGAAAGAACTGGAGAAGCGCAAAACGGGAAGCGATGTACTAAAGGTTCTTGATGAACAATTGGTTGACTATGGCTCAAAGATTCTCGAAAGAAGATTGGCTTTTGTAGACAGACTTGCAAAGATTTCCGAAATTGTTCATTACCAGCTAACTGATTCAAAGGAGACACTCGGTATAAGATACGTTTCCAGTATCGGAATCGAGGAGATTGCAGATGTTGGAGGTATTGCGCGAAAATACGAAGAAACATTAGAATCGCATCGAGCCGATGAAATAAGGAGGGGTATTAGCCTTTTTGGGCCGCACAGGGATGATTTAACTATTACCATTAACAATATAGATGCAAGAACATACGGCTCGCATGGACAGCAAAGAACAGTTGCGCTTAGTTTGCGACTTGCAGAGCTTGAGTTGATTGAAGAGTTAATGAAAGAGACACCCGTAGTACTCTTTGATGACGTAATGGCCGATCTTGATGAGGAGCGAAGGGAGCATGTGATTAATGCTATACTTGGTGGTCGCCAGTCGTTCGTAACCACGACAACACTCTCGCTCTTCGATGAAAAGTTGTTGGAAGAAGGAACGGTTTTTAGAGTATCTGGTGGTGAGGTAAAGAAGGATGAGGCGTAA
- a CDS encoding DUF721 domain-containing protein: MRRKAPPYTLADLVGSSLSALGLEQKIREQTAIILWNDLVGEQVAGAAQPEFVRNGILFVVVKNAVWANELGFYKRDIISRINKRLKKSAIRDIVFRVGSLPSPRGLKVNSRAKCGDIEGISLSDEEIEQVESIARTVNDPRLFNSLRGLLITVLRQEKWKKENGWKRCSKCGALHNGQCSVCSLCRIK, translated from the coding sequence ATGAGGCGTAAGGCTCCTCCCTACACTCTCGCTGATCTTGTTGGGAGTTCGCTGTCGGCTCTTGGTTTGGAGCAGAAGATTAGGGAGCAAACGGCTATTATATTATGGAATGACCTCGTGGGCGAACAAGTTGCTGGTGCCGCACAACCAGAGTTTGTTCGCAATGGCATATTGTTCGTGGTAGTGAAAAATGCCGTTTGGGCAAATGAACTTGGCTTTTACAAACGCGACATCATTAGTAGAATTAACAAGCGGCTAAAAAAGTCTGCCATAAGAGACATAGTCTTCAGGGTAGGAAGCCTACCATCTCCAAGAGGTTTGAAGGTAAACAGCAGAGCGAAATGCGGGGACATAGAAGGTATTTCCCTCTCAGACGAGGAAATTGAGCAAGTAGAGTCAATTGCAAGGACTGTGAACGACCCTCGGTTGTTTAACTCATTGCGAGGATTGTTGATTACGGTACTGCGCCAAGAAAAGTGGAAGAAGGAGAACGGATGGAAGCGCTGCAGTAAATGTGGCGCGCTCCACAACGGGCAGTGTTCGGTTTGTTCGTTGTGTCGAATAAAATAG
- a CDS encoding glycosyltransferase family 4 protein encodes MRVLMLSWEYPPRIVGGISRHVYDLSCALAERGVNVEVITCEHPGAPPEESDGNLSIYRVPVAPGNDFVHWVHNLNAATEVKAQDILEAFKDKNGGWAEPIVIHAHDWLSEFAAKGIKHKYHLPMVATVHATEHGRNQGIHNDLQRYISGVEWELCYEAWRVICCSHYMKEEISSVLGVPYDKLDVIPNGVNPKKFEFDFNREEFRSWFAMPNEKIVFFVGRMVREKGAHVLIQAIPEILSAYQDVKFVIVGGGDKSHLVKLAEDLGVSHKVFFTGYVDDDTLLKLYKVIDVAVYPSLYEPFGIVALEAMVAKVPTVVSDVGGLREVVDHGVTGLTAWADNPESLAWAILQILRNPYTAKMMAENAHRKVMETFNWGRIAEQTAGVYERVWSEYLDSDWGCGKYA; translated from the coding sequence ATGCGAGTATTGATGTTGTCTTGGGAGTACCCACCCAGAATAGTAGGGGGCATCTCCAGGCATGTATATGATCTAAGCTGCGCCCTAGCGGAAAGAGGTGTAAACGTAGAAGTGATAACCTGCGAGCATCCAGGTGCGCCGCCAGAAGAATCTGATGGCAATTTGAGTATCTATCGTGTCCCTGTTGCGCCTGGCAATGACTTCGTACATTGGGTTCACAATCTTAATGCTGCCACTGAAGTAAAGGCGCAAGATATATTAGAGGCCTTCAAAGATAAGAATGGGGGCTGGGCTGAGCCGATTGTTATCCACGCACATGATTGGCTCTCGGAATTCGCAGCAAAGGGCATCAAGCATAAATACCACCTCCCAATGGTAGCCACTGTTCATGCAACCGAGCATGGACGAAATCAAGGGATACACAATGACCTGCAACGGTATATTAGCGGTGTCGAATGGGAGCTGTGCTATGAAGCGTGGCGCGTGATTTGCTGTAGCCATTACATGAAAGAGGAAATATCTTCCGTGCTCGGTGTGCCATATGATAAACTAGATGTTATTCCAAATGGTGTAAATCCAAAAAAGTTCGAGTTTGATTTTAACCGAGAAGAGTTCAGAAGTTGGTTTGCAATGCCAAATGAGAAGATTGTATTCTTTGTTGGACGCATGGTTCGCGAAAAAGGGGCACATGTGCTGATTCAGGCTATCCCGGAGATCCTTTCTGCGTACCAGGATGTGAAGTTTGTGATAGTAGGCGGAGGCGACAAATCGCACTTGGTAAAACTTGCTGAGGACTTAGGTGTCTCACACAAGGTGTTCTTCACGGGTTATGTTGATGATGATACCTTGCTTAAGCTTTATAAGGTGATAGATGTAGCGGTATATCCAAGCCTTTACGAGCCATTCGGCATCGTGGCTTTAGAAGCGATGGTGGCGAAGGTTCCAACGGTCGTTTCGGACGTAGGCGGCCTTAGGGAGGTCGTTGATCATGGGGTAACAGGGCTTACCGCATGGGCGGACAATCCTGAATCGCTGGCTTGGGCAATTCTGCAAATTTTGAGGAACCCATACACAGCGAAAATGATGGCCGAAAATGCGCATCGTAAAGTGATGGAAACATTTAATTGGGGCAGAATTGCTGAGCAGACTGCCGGCGTTTACGAGCGCGTTTGGTCTGAGTATCTGGATAGCGACTGGGGGTGTGGAAAATATGCCTGA
- a CDS encoding RtcB family protein — translation MPEKWNGPLKNVGKYRWLIPKSYKPGMRTDGLIFASDKLLEKIREDQAPEQVANVAFLPGIQGKSLAMPDIHWGYGFPIGGVAAMSVEDGVISPGGVGYDINCGVRLLRTDLERKDVEPKMQEIIDALFRDIPSGVGSEGRIRLNEQELREVMKKGAKWAVDRGYGWHEDIEVTEENGCLEGADPSAVSDKAIKRGRPQIGTLGSGNHFLEIQVVDEIYEPEIARIFGIDHEGQVTVMIHSGSRGLGYQICDDYLVVMQQAMRKYSISVPDRQLACAPVRSPEGQRYFAAMACAANYAWANRQAMAHWTREAFSHVFGKGPQGLGMRQVYDVAHNIAKFEEHEIDGVRKKVIVHRKGATRAFSPNHPDVPDQYKAVGQPVIIPGDMGRYSFLLVGTEQAMKETFGSTCHGAGRVLSRKAAMKESRGADIQQELSEKGIVVKAASRGTLAEEAPEAYKDVSLVVETAHETGISQKVARMRPLGVIKG, via the coding sequence ATGCCTGAAAAATGGAATGGCCCTCTTAAGAATGTTGGCAAGTATCGCTGGCTAATACCGAAGTCTTATAAGCCGGGCATGAGGACGGATGGTCTGATTTTTGCAAGCGACAAGCTTTTAGAGAAGATACGCGAGGATCAGGCTCCTGAGCAGGTAGCAAATGTTGCCTTTTTGCCTGGGATTCAAGGCAAATCGCTTGCAATGCCTGACATCCATTGGGGATACGGATTCCCAATCGGCGGAGTAGCCGCAATGTCGGTCGAAGATGGGGTTATCTCGCCAGGCGGGGTTGGCTATGATATTAATTGTGGAGTTAGGCTTCTGAGGACCGACCTGGAGCGCAAGGATGTCGAGCCCAAGATGCAGGAAATAATTGACGCCCTCTTTCGGGATATCCCTTCAGGTGTTGGAAGCGAGGGGCGTATTCGCCTGAATGAGCAGGAGCTCAGAGAGGTAATGAAAAAAGGAGCAAAGTGGGCGGTAGACCGAGGCTATGGTTGGCATGAGGATATAGAAGTTACTGAGGAAAACGGCTGTCTTGAAGGAGCTGACCCTTCTGCTGTAAGCGACAAGGCAATAAAGCGTGGCAGACCGCAAATTGGCACACTAGGCAGCGGCAATCATTTCCTTGAGATTCAAGTGGTTGATGAGATATACGAGCCCGAGATTGCTCGCATATTTGGCATAGACCACGAGGGCCAGGTGACAGTGATGATCCACAGTGGCTCAAGGGGATTGGGCTACCAAATATGTGACGACTACTTGGTCGTGATGCAGCAAGCTATGCGAAAGTATAGCATAAGCGTGCCCGACCGGCAGCTTGCATGTGCACCAGTAAGGTCGCCGGAAGGGCAAAGATATTTCGCCGCAATGGCTTGTGCCGCGAACTACGCCTGGGCTAATCGTCAGGCTATGGCTCACTGGACCCGGGAAGCATTCTCCCACGTTTTCGGCAAAGGACCTCAAGGGCTTGGCATGCGCCAGGTATATGATGTAGCACATAACATTGCTAAGTTTGAGGAGCATGAAATAGACGGTGTGCGAAAGAAAGTTATCGTCCACAGGAAAGGCGCTACTAGAGCCTTCTCGCCAAATCATCCGGACGTCCCAGATCAATATAAAGCTGTTGGCCAGCCTGTCATCATCCCGGGGGACATGGGCCGCTACTCATTCCTTCTGGTCGGCACTGAACAGGCAATGAAGGAAACGTTTGGCTCAACATGCCATGGGGCTGGGCGCGTGCTCAGCAGGAAGGCAGCCATGAAGGAGTCTCGGGGAGCGGATATCCAGCAGGAACTTTCGGAGAAAGGTATTGTTGTCAAGGCGGCGAGCCGTGGAACTCTTGCAGAAGAGGCTCCGGAGGCGTACAAAGATGTCTCGCTCGTTGTTGAAACCGCCCATGAGACAGGCATCTCCCAAAAAGTTGCCCGCATGAGGCCATTGGGAGTTATTAAGGGCTAA
- a CDS encoding Gfo/Idh/MocA family oxidoreductase, whose protein sequence is MARKIKVGLIGTGSICQSVHIPAYLKHPDAEIVAICDINPETLQKVGDQLGIPENRRFLKYDDLLKLKEIDMVDICTPNYVHMDPTVKALKAGKHVICEKPIALNAKQGEKMVAAAKESGKKLMIAYCWRWNAGAQALKRFADSGALGETYYARVQALRRRGVPSWGVFIDKEKQGGGPLIDIGCHALDLTLYLMGHPKPILASGKCYTKFGTKKGTFGVWGPWDYDNYTVEDFAVGLVRFENDATLVLESSFCANIEKDIFNVTILGTEGGCSLDPLKMYREENGTLIDVSPVFLPKVGTHEAEIFAFLDAIQNNKPSPVPGEEGLMVAKILDAIYKSSELGKEVRIP, encoded by the coding sequence TTGGCAAGAAAGATAAAGGTTGGGTTAATAGGCACAGGTTCAATCTGTCAAAGTGTTCATATCCCCGCATATCTGAAACATCCCGATGCTGAGATAGTTGCAATATGCGACATTAATCCCGAAACACTTCAAAAGGTCGGCGACCAATTAGGCATTCCTGAGAACAGGCGGTTTCTAAAATATGATGACCTCCTCAAGCTGAAAGAGATTGACATGGTGGATATCTGTACGCCAAACTATGTGCACATGGATCCAACGGTAAAGGCTCTTAAGGCTGGAAAGCATGTCATCTGCGAAAAGCCAATTGCGCTAAATGCAAAGCAGGGAGAGAAAATGGTTGCCGCCGCCAAGGAATCCGGCAAGAAGTTGATGATTGCCTACTGCTGGCGTTGGAATGCTGGTGCCCAGGCACTCAAGCGATTTGCTGATTCTGGGGCACTCGGAGAAACCTATTATGCGCGTGTGCAGGCTCTCCGCAGGCGTGGAGTCCCAAGCTGGGGTGTTTTCATAGACAAGGAGAAACAAGGTGGAGGACCACTAATCGATATTGGCTGCCATGCGCTTGATCTTACTCTGTACCTAATGGGCCACCCAAAGCCGATATTGGCATCGGGAAAGTGCTATACAAAATTTGGTACGAAGAAAGGAACGTTTGGCGTATGGGGTCCGTGGGACTATGATAATTACACCGTTGAGGACTTTGCAGTTGGCCTCGTTAGATTCGAAAACGATGCTACGCTTGTGCTTGAGTCAAGTTTCTGTGCCAACATTGAGAAGGATATTTTCAACGTAACCATACTCGGCACCGAAGGTGGTTGTTCGCTGGACCCCCTGAAAATGTATCGCGAGGAGAATGGCACGCTGATTGATGTTTCACCTGTATTTCTTCCCAAAGTAGGCACCCATGAGGCAGAAATATTTGCGTTTTTGGATGCGATTCAGAATAACAAGCCTTCACCCGTTCCGGGGGAGGAAGGTTTGATGGTGGCAAAGATTTTGGATGCAATCTATAAATCATCCGAACTAGGTAAGGAAGTCCGAATCCCTTAA